ATGGCCGATACGCCGTTCGTGTCGATCCTGGTGCCCTGCTTCAACGAGGAAGCGCATATCGCCGAGACCATCCAGGCGCTGAGCGCACAGGAGTACCCGGACTTCGAGATCATCGCCATCAACGACGGCAGCGACGACCGCACGCCGGAGCTGCTCGATGCGCTGGTGGCCGAACACCCGCGCCTGCGGGTGGTGCACATGTCGCGCAACCAGGGCAAGGCCAATGCGCTGCGGATGGGCACGCTTGCGGCCCGGTCCGATTACCTGGTGTGCGTGGACTCCGACGCGACGGCCGATCCGCACGCCGTGCGCTGGATGGTCGGCCATCTCGTCAGCGGACCACGGGTCGGCGCGGTGACCGGCAATCCACGCATCCGCAACCGCACCACGCTGATGGGCCGCATGCAGATCGGCGAGTACTCCGCGATCATCGGGCTGATCAAGCGCGCGCAGCGCACCTATGGCCGGCTGTTCACCGTGTCGGGAGTGATCTGCGCGTTCCGCCGCACCGCACTGCACGAGGTCGGCTTCTGGTCCGACCGCATGGTCACCGAGGACATCGACATCTCCTGGCGGCTCCAGCTCGCCGGCTGGGACATCCGCTACGAGCCCAACGCGATGTGCTGGATCCTGATGCCGGAAACCATTCGCGGACTGTGGTCGCAGCGGTTGCGCTGGGCCTGTGGCGGCGTCGAGGTCCTGTTGGACCATGGCCGCAATGTCCTTGCCTGGAAGAAGCGCCGCCTGTGGGGTGTGCTGGCCGAGTACATGCTGAGCCTGACGTGGGCCTACATCATGCTGGCGATCATCGTGCTCTGGCTGGTGGGCCAGTTCGTCCAGCTGCCGCCGGCCTGGCACGTGGAGAGCATCCTGCCGCGGTGGCACGGGGTGATGCTGGCGACGGTATGCATGCTGCAGTTCGCCACCAGCCTGATGATCGAGCGCCGCTACGAAGAGAAGATGGGCCGCCACTTCTACTGGGTGATCTGGTACCCCATCGCGTTCTGGATGCTGGGCATGCTGACCGCGGTCGTCGCGCTTCCGCGCACACTCCTGCATCGGCCACGGCGCGCGGCCTGGGTCAGCCCGGACCGGGGAGTGACCGCATGACGCCTCCCATCATCGACCACCGCCGGCAGCGCAGCCGCGGAAGACAGGTCGCCTCCAGCGCACTCACCGCCGCCGCCTGGGCCGTCTACGCTTCGCTGTGGTTGCCGCTGCTCACCGCGGTGGCCTGGTACGCGGGCGTGCGGACTGCGTATTCCCACATCTACCTGAAACAGCACGAAGTGGACGCCTTCCTGCTGCTGTGGGTACCCGCGATCGCGCTCGGGTGTGGCGTGTTGCTGATCGGCTGGGCGGAATACAACCGCATCCGGTTCTCGAAGAAAGACCGGCGACAGCGCCGCTCCGAGGTGCACGCCGACACCGTGAGCGCCGGGCTGGGCGTCAGCGCGGCGCTGGCCGCCAGGATGCGCAGCGGTCGCATCACCCGGGTCGCGCTGGACCAGGATGCGAATCCGACAGGGGTGGATACCGCGGGCTGACTGCCCGCGATCTCGTGGAACCGGCGCGGGGGCCGACTCTCAGGTGCGTCCGGGCCCGGGACCGGGTGCGTCGTCGGCGGCGATGCTCCGGTCCTTGCCCGCGCGCTTGGCCTGGTACATGGCGAGGTCGGCGCGCTTGAGCAGGGCATCCAGCGCCTCGCCCGGCGCCGACAGCGCGACACCGGCGCTGAAGGCGATGGTGATCCGCGCACCCTCGTGCTGCAGTGCGCGGTGTTGCAGCACGGTGCGCAGCCGGGCCAGCGCGGCCAGTGCCTCCGGCAGGGGCGTCTCCGGCATCAGCACCACGAATTCCTCGCCACCGAAGCGCGCGATGACATCGCTGGCACGCAGGGTCAGGCGCGCGACCTCCACCACGTGGCGCAGGGCGGCATCGCCGCCGAGATGGCCATGGGCGGCATTGAGTGCCCGGAAATCGTCGAGGTCGAGCATGGCCAGGCACAGCGGGCGGCCATCGTGTGCGGCCGCGGCAACGGCGTCGAAGCGCTCCTCGAACCCGCGACGGTTGAGGCAGCCGGTCAGCTGGTCCTCGCGGGCCTTGCCGGCGGCGTCGCGCAGTTTCTGTTCCAGCTGCTGGATATGCCGTTCGCGCGCCTCGACTTCATGGCGAGCGGCGAGCAGGTCGTCGCGGGCACGCAGGGCCTGCGCCTGCACGCGGGCGGTGTCGACCAGCACGTCGTCGAGCATGTGCTGGAGGTCGGTGATGCTGCGCGCCTCGCGCACGCGCAGCGCGTGGCGGGTGATGCGGTCGTGGAACTCGCCGGTGTCCACCGCCATGCCGTCCAGCCGCTCCACGAAGGCGGCCATCATGTCCTTCATCGCGCTGCGCGAATCGGCAATGCCCTGTCGCAGCAGCCCCTGGCGGTAGATCACGTCCCGCAATTCGGCGCGGGCCGACTGCAGCGACTGCCGGTCCATCGGCCCGCCGAGCAGCCCGCGCACGCGGGTGATCTGCCCGTGCAGCCAGCTGCGCTCGTCGAGCAGTTCGCCGATGTTCTCCAGCAGCAGCTCGAACAGGCCCACCAGCATCGCCAATTGCTCGTCGGCGTCTTCCGCGTACAGGCCCACGCGCGTGCACAGGCCGGCCAGCTGCCGTGTCAGCGCGCCGAGATCCTGCCCGGGGCGCCATTCGCGCACGCGGGTGGCGAGCGCCCCGGATTCCTCGGCAAGAGCGGGCGCCCGCTGCAGCAACGCACCCATCGCCACGCCCAGCACCTGCCGCAGTGCTTCGCGCAGGCGCTCGGCATCGGTGGCCGACGCCGGTTCCAGTTCGATGCAGCGGATGTACTTGTCGATCAGCTGCCGCATCGAACGGCCGTAGCCGACCCAGTCCCCGGCCGCGCAGGCCGCCTGCAGGTAGCGCCCCATATCGCCGAGTTCGTCATGCAGCCCGGCCATGCCATCGGCGAATGCGGCCAGCAGCAGCGGCGGCTGGTCGGCCGGGGCGAACAGCGCACGCAGCTCGGTGCTGCCGATGGGCTCGGCGCGCCGCGTGGACATGGCGCTGCCGGGGCGGCTGCGGGTGCTGTTGGCGGGATCGGGCATGGCGATGGCCAGTGCGTGGCGGCGGAGTCGCCGCATGGCGGCAGGCCCTCGGCTATCGGCCGCCCACCGCTGAAGTTGAGCCGGCCCGGGCGCGCCCGGGTTGTGCCGCCGTGGCCGCGGCCTAGACTCGGCGTATTTCATCCTGGTGCGAACGATGACGCGACTGCCGCCCCTGCTTGCATCGCTGGCCCTGCTGGTCACCGTGGCGCACACGGCCCAGGCGGCGCGCTGGCTGCATGTGGCCACCACACCGGGCGAAACCGTGGTCGAGATCGACGCCGACGCCATCAGCGGCAGCGGCGAGCAGGTGCAGGTGTGGGTGCGCTATCTGTTCGGGCCCGACGCCGGGCGCGTGGTTGCCGGCCAGGTCGCACACCAGGCGGTGACACTGACGCGGGTCGATTGCGGGACACGCAGCAGTGGCGTGCTGGAGTCCGGGTATCACGATGCCTCGGGCCGGGTGCTGCGGCGCCAGGCGTACGACGCACCGCGGATGGAGCCGATCCGCCAGGGCAGCACGATGGAGGCGGTGGCCGAGCAGGTCTGCGGCTAGCGGCGCGGCGGCGGCAGAGCCCCGCATCCGGTCCCCCGCACCACCTTCCTCCGGAGAAGGTGCCTGCCACACAGCCCCCGGCCGGTATGGGTCGAATCGCGCGAGCGTCGCGCGGCGAAGCCGACGGTCGCAATCCGGAAGCCCGGCGACATCCGGACGAGGCCCCGCATGGCGCACTCAGCCGTGCGCGACCCTGCCCGGCACCTCCAGCGCGTCCAGCCGCGCGCGCAATTCGTCCAGCCGCAGGTTCGCCGCCGCCCCGGGCGAGACGCGCGCGGCCAGGCTGGCTTCCGGCGTGCGTCCCTCCCCCGCCTGCTCCATCGATGCCGCCGCCGCGCGGTAGGCATCGCGGAACGGCACCCCGGAGGCGGCCTGCTCCACCGCCACGTCGGTGGCATACATGCCCGCATCCATCGCCGCGCGCATGCCGCCGGGCTTCCATTCGAGGTTGGACAGCAGCGCCGGCAGCAGCTCCAGCGCGGCCAGGCCGCGACCGAAGCCGTGGAAGATCGCGCCCTTGGACGCCTGCAGGTCGCGGTGGTAGCCGGAGGGCAGCGACAGCAGCTGTTCGATCTCGGTGCGCGCGGCGGCCACGCTGGCGTGGGTGGCGCGCATCAGTTCGACGACGTCGGGGTTGCGCTTGTTCGGCATGATCGAACTGCCGGTGGTGTACTGCGCCGGCAGGGCCACGAAGCCGAATTCGGCCGCGGTGAACAGCGACAGGTCCCATGCAAGGCGGCGCAGGTCGAGGGTGGCCGAGCCGAGGGCTTCCAGGGCGGCCAGTTCGAACTTGCCGCGCGAAAGCTGCGCGTAGATCGGGCTGACCTGCATGCGTGAAAAGCCGAGCGCGGCGGTGGTGTGCTCGCGGTCCAGCGGCAGGTTCACGCCGTAACCGGCGGCAGTGCCGAGCGGATTGGCGTCGACCAGCGCCAGCGTGTCGAGCGCACGCCGGGCGTCGTCGATGAACGCCTCCGCCCAGCCGGCCCACCACATCCCCGCCGACGACACCACCGCACGCTGCAGGTGGGTGTAGCCGGGCAGCGGCAGGTCCTTTTCGGCCTGCGCGCGGTCGAGCGCAATGCGGGCGGTCTGCTGCGAAAGCGCGGCCACGCGGGCCAGCTTCTCCTTCAGCCACAGGCGCGTGGCGACCAGCACCTGGTCGTTACGGCTGCGGCCGGTGTGGACCTTCTTGCCGGCATCGCCGAGGCGCTCGACCAGCCGCGCCTCGATTGCCGAATGACCATCCTCGTAGCGCGCATCGAGGATGAAGTCACCACCGCCGAAGTCCACGGCGAGCTGGTCGAGTTCCGCTTCCAGCCCCTGCAGTTCGTCGGCAGAAAGGATGCCAATGCGCTGCAGGCCCTGCGCATGCGCGCGGCTGGCGGCGATATCGTGCAGGAAGAACTCGCGGTCCAGCAGCACATCGTCGCCGGCGAGGAAGGCCTGGATCTGCGCGTCGACGGCGACGCCGGGTTTCTGCCAGAGGAGGTCGGACATCGTTGGGGTTCCTGTTGCCGGGCGGAGCGGCGCGTGCCGTGCCTAGAGCGGAATGCCCGCGGTCTCCGGGAGACCGAAGGCGAGGTTGAGGTTCTGCAGCGCCTGGGTGGCGGCACCCTTGAGCAGGTTGTCCAGCGTGGCGACCACCACCACGCGACGGCCGTCGTCGCTCGCGGTGAAGCCGCCGATCCGTGCGCCATGGTGCCCGGCGATGCCGCTCACCCACGGTGCGGCATCGACGATCTCCACCAGAGGCTCGTCCGCGTACCGGTCGCGGTAACGCGCAGCAAGCGCGTCCACGTCCACCGGAGCCGACAGGTGCGCGTTGACGGTCAGTGTGATGCCACGGAAGTGTGCGGCGACATGCGGCATGAATTCCACCGCAGTCGCCAGCTGGCGCGTCACCTCGCGCTCGTGGATATGCCCGGCCAGCGCATACGGCATCAGGTTGTCGCGCAGAAGCTCGATGTTGTTGCGGTCCGATGGCGTGGTCCCGGCACCGGAGTAACCGGACACGCCGAAGGCCTGCACGGGACCGTCCAGCAGGCCCAGCAGCGGCGCGATCGCCAGCTGCATCGCGGTGGCGTAGCAGCCGGGGTTGCTGATCCGGCGCTGGCCGTCATAACGCCCGCGGGTGAGCTCGGGCAGCCCGTAATACCAGCTGTCGTCGAAGCGGTAGTCGGCCGACAGGTCGACCACCACCGTCTCCGGCGCATCGCGGTCGAGCGCGGCGACGAATGGCGCGGCCTTGCCGTTTGGCAGCGCCAGCACCACCGCATCCGCGCCCTGCCCGGGCACCGCATCGGCGCCGAAGTTGCCGTAGCGCAGCTCACCGGCGTAGCCGGCGACCTGCGCGTCCACGCGCTGGCCGTCGAGTTCGCGCGACGAGACGAAGGCAAGCTCCAGCGACGGATGGCCGTGGACCAGCCGGATCAGCTCCGCGCCGGTATGGCCGCGTGCGCCGACGATGCCGACGGTACGTACGGATTGGCTCATGTCGTACTCCCTTCGCTCAGCCGACGAGGGTCGGCGTGCGCTGCGCGCAATGGTCGACGAAATAGCGGATGTCATCGAGATCGCCGGTGCCGTACCAGAACACCTTCCAGGCATCCTGCTTGTAGCAGCCGTCGGACTGCGCGTAATAGAAGATATTGATCTGGTTGTCGTGGCGCGAACGCCAGAACAGCTGCGGCGTTTCCTCGTGCATCACCTGCCACACCGCGCGCCCCAGCCCCTCGCCCTGGGCCTCGTCGAGCACCGCGAACTTGTCGAGATAGACGTAGTCGCCCTCAGCGGTGAGGATGACCGCGGCACGGTAGTTCTCGCTGACATAGGCGCGCA
This portion of the Luteimonas yindakuii genome encodes:
- the pgaC gene encoding poly-beta-1,6-N-acetyl-D-glucosamine synthase, with protein sequence MTSLPWARWLFNFAFFYPIVMACFWMTGGLYYYLRRERKRPLHDAPPPMADTPFVSILVPCFNEEAHIAETIQALSAQEYPDFEIIAINDGSDDRTPELLDALVAEHPRLRVVHMSRNQGKANALRMGTLAARSDYLVCVDSDATADPHAVRWMVGHLVSGPRVGAVTGNPRIRNRTTLMGRMQIGEYSAIIGLIKRAQRTYGRLFTVSGVICAFRRTALHEVGFWSDRMVTEDIDISWRLQLAGWDIRYEPNAMCWILMPETIRGLWSQRLRWACGGVEVLLDHGRNVLAWKKRRLWGVLAEYMLSLTWAYIMLAIIVLWLVGQFVQLPPAWHVESILPRWHGVMLATVCMLQFATSLMIERRYEEKMGRHFYWVIWYPIAFWMLGMLTAVVALPRTLLHRPRRAAWVSPDRGVTA
- the pgaD gene encoding poly-beta-1,6-N-acetyl-D-glucosamine biosynthesis protein PgaD, whose product is MTPPIIDHRRQRSRGRQVASSALTAAAWAVYASLWLPLLTAVAWYAGVRTAYSHIYLKQHEVDAFLLLWVPAIALGCGVLLIGWAEYNRIRFSKKDRRQRRSEVHADTVSAGLGVSAALAARMRSGRITRVALDQDANPTGVDTAG
- a CDS encoding GGDEF domain-containing protein, translating into MRRLRRHALAIAMPDPANSTRSRPGSAMSTRRAEPIGSTELRALFAPADQPPLLLAAFADGMAGLHDELGDMGRYLQAACAAGDWVGYGRSMRQLIDKYIRCIELEPASATDAERLREALRQVLGVAMGALLQRAPALAEESGALATRVREWRPGQDLGALTRQLAGLCTRVGLYAEDADEQLAMLVGLFELLLENIGELLDERSWLHGQITRVRGLLGGPMDRQSLQSARAELRDVIYRQGLLRQGIADSRSAMKDMMAAFVERLDGMAVDTGEFHDRITRHALRVREARSITDLQHMLDDVLVDTARVQAQALRARDDLLAARHEVEARERHIQQLEQKLRDAAGKAREDQLTGCLNRRGFEERFDAVAAAAHDGRPLCLAMLDLDDFRALNAAHGHLGGDAALRHVVEVARLTLRASDVIARFGGEEFVVLMPETPLPEALAALARLRTVLQHRALQHEGARITIAFSAGVALSAPGEALDALLKRADLAMYQAKRAGKDRSIAADDAPGPGPGRT
- a CDS encoding surface-adhesin E family protein → MTRLPPLLASLALLVTVAHTAQAARWLHVATTPGETVVEIDADAISGSGEQVQVWVRYLFGPDAGRVVAGQVAHQAVTLTRVDCGTRSSGVLESGYHDASGRVLRRQAYDAPRMEPIRQGSTMEAVAEQVCG
- the argH gene encoding argininosuccinate lyase; the protein is MSDLLWQKPGVAVDAQIQAFLAGDDVLLDREFFLHDIAASRAHAQGLQRIGILSADELQGLEAELDQLAVDFGGGDFILDARYEDGHSAIEARLVERLGDAGKKVHTGRSRNDQVLVATRLWLKEKLARVAALSQQTARIALDRAQAEKDLPLPGYTHLQRAVVSSAGMWWAGWAEAFIDDARRALDTLALVDANPLGTAAGYGVNLPLDREHTTAALGFSRMQVSPIYAQLSRGKFELAALEALGSATLDLRRLAWDLSLFTAAEFGFVALPAQYTTGSSIMPNKRNPDVVELMRATHASVAAARTEIEQLLSLPSGYHRDLQASKGAIFHGFGRGLAALELLPALLSNLEWKPGGMRAAMDAGMYATDVAVEQAASGVPFRDAYRAAAASMEQAGEGRTPEASLAARVSPGAAANLRLDELRARLDALEVPGRVAHG
- the argC gene encoding N-acetyl-gamma-glutamyl-phosphate reductase, with amino-acid sequence MSQSVRTVGIVGARGHTGAELIRLVHGHPSLELAFVSSRELDGQRVDAQVAGYAGELRYGNFGADAVPGQGADAVVLALPNGKAAPFVAALDRDAPETVVVDLSADYRFDDSWYYGLPELTRGRYDGQRRISNPGCYATAMQLAIAPLLGLLDGPVQAFGVSGYSGAGTTPSDRNNIELLRDNLMPYALAGHIHEREVTRQLATAVEFMPHVAAHFRGITLTVNAHLSAPVDVDALAARYRDRYADEPLVEIVDAAPWVSGIAGHHGARIGGFTASDDGRRVVVVATLDNLLKGAATQALQNLNLAFGLPETAGIPL